In the genome of Candidatus Woesearchaeota archaeon, one region contains:
- a CDS encoding nucleotide pyrophosphohydrolase, whose protein sequence is MEKLEDFIKRIIKFRDARDWKQFHNPKDVSLSLVLEANEVMEHFQWKNEKEITKHIIQNKTEIGNELADVLYWVLLMSHDLEIDILEALKRKLELNENKYPVEKAKGNHTKYNKL, encoded by the coding sequence ATGGAAAAATTAGAAGACTTTATAAAAAGAATAATAAAATTTAGAGACGCAAGAGATTGGAAACAATTCCACAACCCGAAAGATGTTTCACTTTCGCTTGTATTAGAAGCAAATGAAGTAATGGAACACTTCCAATGGAAAAACGAAAAAGAAATTACCAAACACATTATTCAAAATAAGACTGAAATCGGCAACGAACTCGCAGATGTTTTATATTGGGTACTTCTCATGAGCCATGATCTAGAAATAGATATTCTTGAAGCATTAAAAAGAAAGCTTGAATTAAACGAGAACAAATACCCGGTTGAAAAAGCTAAAGGAAATCACACAAAATATAACAAACTTTAA